The stretch of DNA ACGTAGCCGGCTTCTTCCAGCTTGCGGGCGTGCACGCTCAGGTTGCCGTCCGTAAGCCCCAGCATGGTCTTGAGCTCGTTGAACGACATGGACGCGTTTACCGCAAGCGCGCTCACGATGCCCAGGCGCACGCGCTCGTGGATGAGCCGGTCGAGCTCGGCGGCGGTGTCGTCGGCCGCGCCGGCCACGCTGCGCAGAACGGACGAAGTGGCGGGCGTCTGGGCCCGCTTGGCGTCACCCACCGTGCCTCCGGGCGATCAGGGTGCCAAAGACGATGTGCAGCCCGCCAAAGCCGGCCGCCATCCACATGTTGCCCCACGACGCGGGAGAGAACAGCGCCACCGTCCCCGCAATCATGAAGAAGACGCCCATCAGCGGCACCGCGCGCACCGAAAACGCGCCCGCGGTGATGATCCCCGCGCCGTACAGCATGAGCCACAGACCGGGCAGGCCGGTGCTGAGCCCGGCGCGGTACAGCACCACCGTCAGAATCGCCCCGGCCACCATGGGCGGCGCCAGGCTGAGCGCGAACTTGCGGCCGGGTCCGGTCAGCAGCCCCATGCGGGCGCCGCGGGCCTTCATGGCGGTGGTCAGCAGGCCGATGAGCACGCAGACCACGGCCGAAACCATCCACAGCGCCACCCAGTCTTCGGCGGTGTGCTGGCGCCCGGCAAGCCAGCTGGCCAGAAGCCCGGCCACCCCGATCACCACCAGCCCCCAGCCGCTGAGCGCGGTAAAGCTCCCCGCGCGCTCCATCGTCTCGCGGATGAAGCGCAGGTTGTCCATGGCCCGCGCGCTCAGATCGAGGCTCGGGTCAGTGGGCTCCTGCGGGAGCGGCCGGATGGGGTGGATGTTTGCCATGGTGATCACAGGATGCAGCGTTTGGGCCCGCATGTCAAGTGCTTTGCATCGTAAAGCAACTCGCGTGCCGCATCTCGTGCCTCCCAGCGCCCCGATGAGGACGATTTCAGCCGGGG from Longimicrobium terrae encodes:
- a CDS encoding winged helix-turn-helix domain-containing protein produces the protein MRSVAGAADDTAAELDRLIHERVRLGIVSALAVNASMSFNELKTMLGLTDGNLSVHARKLEEAGYVDCAKSFEGRTPRTEFSLTDSGRRALEAYLNHMEALIQAVRDR